From the genome of Glycine max cultivar Williams 82 chromosome 2, Glycine_max_v4.0, whole genome shotgun sequence, one region includes:
- the LOC100776483 gene encoding phosphoinositide phospholipase C 6 — protein sequence MGNNIATYNKYKSLLFFIRKYKFTELLLRATELLPPQDLKEAFSKFTGGGSYMSAEQLHGFLMEHQGQVRKTCQETVNKVDQNREHEITLDELFRFLLHDDSNAPLKAEVHHDMGAPLSHYFIYTGHNSYLTGNQLSSDCSEEPIIKALKRGVRVIELDLWPTYNKHDIKVDHGWTLANPASVIICLESIKEYGFVASQYPVIITIEDHLTTDLRAKFAEMATQIFGEMLFYPGADCSCLTEFPSPESLKNRVIISTKPPKERFKSYRIKDNPMLNESESSEEESWENESPDSNKNEVETEDMNGSDHDEGNESACECARKPYQVCSPDYKHIITIHNTKLKGCLKDKLKTDGEVRRLSWSEKTLEKASESHGTDILRFTQKNILRVYPSAMRVKSSNFKPNIGWMYGAQMVACNMQGLGKSLWLMQGMFRANGGCGYVKKPQFLMQKYHCDNEFDPTRIQSVKKKTFKVKVYMGHGWSSDLSPTHFDKCSPPDFYTKVCIVGMPDDVAKKKTKVMMDNWFPVWDEEFEFSLIVPELALLLIQVKDKDPGKDDFAGQTCLPVSELKHGFHSVPLYNKKGEKFKSVKPLMQFQFE from the exons ATGGGAAACAACATAGCAACATACAACAAATACAAAAGTTTATTGTTCTTTATCAGAAAGTACAAGTTCACCGAGCTGCTTCTGCGTGCCACCGAACTGCTTCCACCGCAGGACCTCAAGGAGGCGTTTTCAAAGTTCACTGGAGGAGGGTCCTACATGTCCGCGGAGCAGCTCCACGGTTTCCTGATGGAGCATCAGGGGCAAGTGAGAAAGACATGTCAAGAAACTGTTAATAAGGTTGATCAAAATAGAGAACATGAGATCACCCTTGATGAGCTCTTCCGTTTTTTGCTTCATGATGATTCCAACGCTCCCTTGAAAGCCGAG GTACATCATGATATGGGTGCTCCATTGTCACATTATTTCATATATACAGGCCATAACTCCTATTTGACAGGGAATCAACTCAGCAGTGACTGCAGTGAAGAACCAATCATAAAGGCTTTGAAAAGAGGCGTGCGTGTTATTGAACTTGATTTATGGCCAACTTACAATAAGCATGATATTAAAGTAGATCATGGATG GACTCTTGCCAACCCTGCCTCAGTTATTATATGTCTAGAATCCATAAAGGAATATGGTTTTGTTGCATCTCAATACCCAGTGATCATAACTATAGAAGACCATCTTACAACAGATCTTCGAGCTAAATTTGCAGAA ATGGCAACTCAAATATTTGGGGAAATGCTTTTTTACCCTGGGGCAGATTGCTCTTGCTTAACAGAATTCCCTTCCCCGGAATCACTAAAAAATCGAGTTATTATATCAACGAAACCCCCGAAAGAACGTTTTAAGTCCTACCGTATCAAGGACAATCCTATGCTAAATGAAAGTGAATCATCTGAAGAAGAATCATGGGAAAATGAATCTCCAGACTCCAATAAGAACGAAGTGGAGACCGAGGACATG AATGGAAGTGATCATGATGAGGGAAATGAAAGTGCATGTGAATGTGCCCGCAAACCATATCAGGTGTGTTCACCTGATTACAAACACATAATCACTATCCATAATACGAAACTCAAGGGTTGCCTGAAGGATAAATTGAAAACAGACGGTGAAGTTAGACGCCTAAGTTGGAGTGAGAAGACCCTTGAAAAGGCTTCAGAATCTCATGGAACAGATATTCTTAG GTTCACACAGAAAAATATCCTCAGGGTTTACCCGAGTGCAATGCGTGTCAAATCCTCAAATTTCAAGCCAAATATTGGGTGGATGTACGGGGCTCAAATGGTTGCATGCAATATGCAG GGGCTTGGCAAATCGCTCTGGTTGATGCAGGGTATGTTCAGGGCAAATGGAGGCTGTGGTTATGTAAAGAAGCCTCAATTTCTAATGCAGAAGTATCACTGTGACAATGAGTTTGATCCTACAAGGATACAGTCAGTGAAGAAGAAGACATTTAAG GTAAAAGTATACATGGGACATGGGTGGAGCTCAGATTTGAGTCCTACACACTTTGATAAGTGCTCTCCGCCAGACTTCTACACTAAG GTTTGTATTGTTGGAATGCCAGATGATGTtgcaaagaagaaaacaaaggttATGATGGACAATTGGTTTCCTGTTTGGGATGAAGAatttgaattctctttaattgttCCAGAGCTTGCATTGCTTCTCATACAAGTAAAGGACAAAGATCCTGGAAAGGATGATTTTGCTGGACAGACATGTTTGCCAGTTTCGGAGCTAAAACATGGATTTCATTCAGTCCCTTTATATaacaaaaagggagagaaatttaaatcTGTAAAGCCATTGATGCAGTTTCAGTTTGAATGA